A single region of the Salvia miltiorrhiza cultivar Shanhuang (shh) chromosome 8, IMPLAD_Smil_shh, whole genome shotgun sequence genome encodes:
- the LOC130999433 gene encoding protein FAR1-RELATED SEQUENCE 5-like isoform X2, whose translation MVEAAAGDSDKEDLNSRDSDEDDLAEAEEEKTWSGEGGEVVEPHVGMEFDSEDDARRFYNDYARRVGFVVRVMQRRRSEIDGRTLARRLGCNKQGFSPNTKGMIGPEKKPRPSAREGCKATILFKLEKSGKWVVTRFVKEHNHPLVVTAQEDTNVLDKDKRIQELARELQRQEELCAAYRERLINLLSTVESQADQMSSKVLAVVESVKKAEAEALTEALTIPLDK comes from the exons A TGGTAGAAGCAGCGGCTGGTGACTCGGACAAAGAGGATTTGAACTCAAGGGACTCAGACGAAGATGATCTTGCTGAAGCCGAGGAGGAGAAGACGTGGTCGGGTGAAGGAGGTGAAGTTGTCGAACCACATGTAGGTATGGAATTCGACTCAGAAGATGATGCTAGGAGATTCTATAATGACTATGCTAGGAGGGTAGGATTCGTCGTGCGCGTCATGCAACGCCGCCGTTCCGAGATTGACGGTAGAACCCTTGCCCGCCGGCTCGGATGTAACAAACAGGGCTTCTCCCCAAACACAAAAGGCATGATCGGGCCCGAGAAGAAGCCACGGCCCAGCGCACGCGAAGGTTGCAAGGCAACGATACTATTCAAGTTGGAGAAGTCCGGGAAGTGGGTGGTGACGCGTTTTGTCAAGGAACACAACCACCCTCTAGTCGTCACCGCCCAAGAAGACACGAATGTG CTCGATAAGGACAAGAGGATCCAAGAGCTCGCACGTGAGCTGCAACGGCAGGAAGAGCTCTGCGCTGCGTACAGGGAGAGACTGATCAACCTTCTTTCGACCGTCGAGAGCCAAGCCGATCAAATGTCTTCAAAAGTTCTAGCAGTGGTTGAAAGTGTGAAGAAAGCAGAAGCAGAAGCTCTTACTGAAGCCCTAACAATACCCTTGGATAAATAG
- the LOC130999433 gene encoding protein FAR1-RELATED SEQUENCE 5-like isoform X1, with the protein MVEAAAGDSDKEDLNSRDSDEDDLAEAEEEKTWSGEGGEVVEPHVGMEFDSEDDARRFYNDYARRVGFVVRVMQRRRSEIDGRTLARRLGCNKQGFSPNTKGMIGPEKKPRPSAREGCKATILFKLEKSGKWVVTRFVKEHNHPLVVTAQEDTNVVRPTPSSSHIYQLFQQKLPVLIICSRMQLDKDKRIQELARELQRQEELCAAYRERLINLLSTVESQADQMSSKVLAVVESVKKAEAEALTEALTIPLDK; encoded by the exons A TGGTAGAAGCAGCGGCTGGTGACTCGGACAAAGAGGATTTGAACTCAAGGGACTCAGACGAAGATGATCTTGCTGAAGCCGAGGAGGAGAAGACGTGGTCGGGTGAAGGAGGTGAAGTTGTCGAACCACATGTAGGTATGGAATTCGACTCAGAAGATGATGCTAGGAGATTCTATAATGACTATGCTAGGAGGGTAGGATTCGTCGTGCGCGTCATGCAACGCCGCCGTTCCGAGATTGACGGTAGAACCCTTGCCCGCCGGCTCGGATGTAACAAACAGGGCTTCTCCCCAAACACAAAAGGCATGATCGGGCCCGAGAAGAAGCCACGGCCCAGCGCACGCGAAGGTTGCAAGGCAACGATACTATTCAAGTTGGAGAAGTCCGGGAAGTGGGTGGTGACGCGTTTTGTCAAGGAACACAACCACCCTCTAGTCGTCACCGCCCAAGAAGACACGAATGTGGTACGCCCTACGCCTTCCTCTTCTCATATTTATCAATTGTTTCAACAGAAGCTACCGGTTCTGATTATCTGTTCACGAATGCAGCTCGATAAGGACAAGAGGATCCAAGAGCTCGCACGTGAGCTGCAACGGCAGGAAGAGCTCTGCGCTGCGTACAGGGAGAGACTGATCAACCTTCTTTCGACCGTCGAGAGCCAAGCCGATCAAATGTCTTCAAAAGTTCTAGCAGTGGTTGAAAGTGTGAAGAAAGCAGAAGCAGAAGCTCTTACTGAAGCCCTAACAATACCCTTGGATAAATAG
- the LOC130999431 gene encoding uncharacterized CRM domain-containing protein At3g25440, chloroplastic-like codes for MAVRNLASKFSFLKHLRPNSTPLSPLFSHSQIIFQSSSIVSRSIPPAAGNRVIVGQICNFGGFHSGRVLRNAEPEVGQNGGADDGTSAGRATKRKKLKGKRAVVRWLKHFRYKKKKSYERMTAEEKILYKLMKARRKEERLLEALRKIEPKETSDTMHDPEILTPEEHFYFLKMGEKSKNYVPVGRRGLYQGVILNMHLHWKKHQTLKVIVKTFSPEEVKEIASELARLSGGIVLDIQEDNTIIMYRGKNYCQPPTEIMSPRETLSRKKALDKSRYRDALRAVKRYIPRLEQELELLQARAGSEPSTNEENQANEAGGLDSGNLPNREFEGSDRLKELLAKSEGNDTNSSVDSDMVSDTEDLSDIFETESDAEIEGRDEKPLYMDEFEKFPVQSEGEDDDFEEHLRRISADSRKEGKSRDGDGDAADLDEVDRMVLRAASLLKKKRR; via the exons atggCGGTGAGAAATTTGGCATCTAAATTCTCATTCCTCAAACATCTCCGCCCAAATTCCACGCCCTTGTCGCCTCTCTTCTCCCATTCTCAAATCATATTTCAAAGCTCGAG TATTGTTAGCAGAAGCATACCTCCTGCTGCTGGGAATCGTGTGATTGTGGGGCAAATATGTAACTTTGGCGGGTTCCATTCGGGTCGGGTTCTGAGGAATGCGGAGCCTGAGGTGGGGCAAAATGGTGGGGCGGATGATGGGACGAGTGCGGGTCGGGCCACGAAGAGGAAGAAATTGAAAGGGAAGAGAGCTGTGGTGAGGTGGTTGAAGCACTTCAGGTATAAGAAGAAGAAATCCTATGAAAGGATGACCGCCGAAGAGAAAATCCTCTACAAATTGATGAAG GCTCGAAGGAAAGAGGAAAGATTACTTGAAGCTCTCAGAAAAATTGAGCCTAAAGAGACATCGGACACGATGCACGACCCTGAAATACTGACACCCGAAGAACACTTCTACTTTTTGAAGATGGGCGAGAAGAGCAAGAATTACGTCCCCGTTGGGAGACGGGGACTATATCAAGGTGTTATACTTAACATGCACTTGCACTGGAAGAAGCATCAGACGTTGAAGGTCATCGTGAAGACGTTCTCTCCTGAGGAGGTGAAGGAGATTGCTTCGGAGCTGGCAAGATTGAGCGGTGGGATCGTGCTCGATATTCAGGAAGACAACACCATAATCATGTACAGAGGGAAGAACTATTGTCAACCCCCGACCGAGATAATGTCTCCGAGGGAAACCCTCTCGAGAAAGAAG GCGCTGGATAAGTCGAGGTATAGGGACGCTCTGAGGGCTGTTAAGAGATATATTCCGAGACTCGAGCAGGAGCTCGAGCTGCTTCAGGCTCGGGCGGGAAGTGAACCTAGCACGAACGAAGAAAACCAGGCGAACGAGGCTGGTGGTCTTGATTCCGGAAACCTTCCCAATCGAGAGTTCGAAGGGTCCGATAGGTTGAAAGAACTATTGGCTAAGAGTGAAGGAAATGACACCAACTCGAGCGTAGATTCGGATATGGTTTCGGATACCGAAGATCTGTCGGATATTTTTGAGACGGAATCGGACGCGGAGATCGAAGGGAGAGACGAAAAGCCTCTTTATATGGACGAGTTTGAAAAGTTTCCGGTGCAGAGTGAGGGAGAGGACGACGATTTTGAAGAACATCTGCGCCGGATATCTGCCGATTCGAGAAAGGAGGGGAAATCACGCGACGGAGACGGAGATGCGGCGGATCTCGATGAGGTTGATCGAATGGTTCTGCGAGCTGCGTCACTTTTGAAGAAAAAGAGGAGATAG